One region of Quercus lobata isolate SW786 chromosome 2, ValleyOak3.0 Primary Assembly, whole genome shotgun sequence genomic DNA includes:
- the LOC115964698 gene encoding uncharacterized protein LOC115964698, producing MAGLEDLWSRFSLTEEEEGGAEVVHQEPVVMHQLAGKFFTKRTLNVDVVARTFKPLWKLAGELKIRDIGESIPLFEFEDVLDLERVLEYEPWSFDKSLVVFKKAADVESIPFLEFDHVTFRVQIHNVPEKSLNHETGETIGRKIGSVLQVADTEDDGAGREFLRVRVAVDITKPLPRCYKLWAEGKHIGWVGIRYERLPNFCYWCGRVSHGERDCEVWLRGKGRLKREDQQYGEWMRAE from the coding sequence ATGGCTGGCCTTGAAGATTTGTGGTCACGGTTTTCCTTAACAGAGGAAGAAGAGGGCGGGGCAGAGGTGGTCCATCAAGAACCGGTAGTAATGCACCAGTTGGCTGGCAAGTTTTTCACTAAGCGCACTCTGAATGTCGATGTGGTGGCCCGTACATTTAAGCCGTTGTGGAAACTTGCTGGTGAACTCAAGATCCGAGATATCGGAGAGAGTATTCCGTTGTTCGAATTTGAAGATGTTCTTGACTTGGAGAGGGTGCTGGAATATGAGCCATGGTCTTTCGACAAGAGTTTGGTGGTTTTCAAAAAGGCGGCTGATGTGGAGTCTATCCCTTTCTTAGAGTTTGATCATGTCACGTTTCGGGTGCAAATTCATAACGTGCCTGAGAAAAGCTTGAATCATGAAACCGGTGAAACCATTGGTAGAAAGATAGGCTCAGTGCTCCAGGTTGCCGATACAGAGGATGATGGAGCAGGCAGAGAGTTTTTGCGAGTTCGAGTTGCGGTTGACATAACAAAACCTCTTCCACGCTGCTATAAGTTGTGGGCTGAAGGAAAACACATTGGCTGGGTTGGCATCCGCTATGAACGGTTACCCAATTTTTGCTATTGGTGTGGAAGGGTTTCGCATGGTGAGAGGGACTGTGAGGTGTGGCTGAGAGGGAAAGGGAGATTGAAAAGAGAGGATCAACAATATGGGGAGTGGATGCGGGCTGAATAG